Proteins co-encoded in one Oncorhynchus gorbuscha isolate QuinsamMale2020 ecotype Even-year unplaced genomic scaffold, OgorEven_v1.0 Un_scaffold_12391, whole genome shotgun sequence genomic window:
- the LOC124016939 gene encoding glutamic acid-rich protein-like, with translation MSSPSYSPPDKEEVVCWTEKEALVKEEAEEEAVTIHKQVEGEGVTVKEEEKDAFRVKEEEDVTVKEEDEDAVFGVEDEVKEDEDVFGMKDEEGEITVTLEEDEEEKTGDLINTSKLQREM, from the exons ATGAGTTCACCAAGCTACTCTCCTCCTGATAAAGAAGAGGTGGtttgctggacggagaaagaagctctcGTGAAAGAGGAGgcggaagaggaggctgttacaatACACAAACAAGTAGAGGGTGAGGGTGTTactgtgaaagaagaagagaaagacgcgttcagagtgaaagaggaggaggatgttactgTGAAAGAAGAGGATGAAGATGCAGTTTTTGGAGTGGAGGATGAAGTGAAAGAAGATGAAGACGTTTTTGGAATGAAGGATGAAGAAGGGGAGATTACTGTCACATTAGAGGAGGACGAAGAAGAGAAGACTggagatctgattaacaccagtaaatTACA gagagagatgtga